From one Rhodamnia argentea isolate NSW1041297 chromosome 1, ASM2092103v1, whole genome shotgun sequence genomic stretch:
- the LOC115747738 gene encoding desiccation-related protein PCC13-62-like produces the protein MALFFFFLLFLVPSSKCVEFKSLHGQHVPRGDVDLLEFPLNLEYFEAELFLYASLGYGLDKVAPNLAMGGPSPVGARAANLGPLLKDIILQFALQEVGHLKAIKKTVKGFPRPLLNLSAASFATVMDKAFGYTLEPPFDPYANDINFLLASYLVPYVGLTGYVGANPKLHGAVSKRLVAGLLGVESGQDAVIRALLYERKAWEVKPYGITVAEFTDRMSELRNKLGHDGLKDEGLVVPPNLGAEGKIKGNVLAGDKYSVAYDRTPEEILRIVYGSGNESVSGGFYPKGGNGRIARSHLWSA, from the exons AtggctctcttcttcttcttcctcctcttcctcgtcCCGAGCTCAAAATGTGTGGAATTCAAGTCCCTCCATGGTCAACATGTCCCGAGGGGCGATGTGGATCTGCTGGAGTTTCCCTTGAATTTGGAATACTTTGAGGCAGAGCTCTTCTTGTATGCCTCATTGGGGTATGGGTTGGACAAGGTGGCCCCAAACTTGGCCATGGGAGGTCCATCCCCAGTTGGAGCTAGGGCTGCCAACTTAGGTCCTCTCCTGAAGGATATCATCCTACAGTTCGCTCTCCAAGAAGTTGGTCACTTGAA GGCAATCAAGAAGACAGTGAAGGGGTTTCCAAGGCCACTCCTGAATTTGTCTGCGGCTTCATTTGCCACAGTGATGGACAAAGCATTTGGTTATACTTTAGAGCCTCCATTCGACCCATATGCCAATGATATTAACTTCTTGCTTGCCTCCTATCTGGTCCCTTATGTTGGCCTCACCGGCTATGTTGGAGCGAACCCCAAGCTCCATGGTGCTGTGTCCAAAAGG CTTGTCGCGGGCCTTCTCGGCGTGGAATCGGGTCAGGATGCGGTGATCCGAGCCCTCTTGTACGAGCGGAAAGCTTGGGAAGTCAAGCCGTATGGGATAACCGTGGCGGAGTTCACAGACCGGATGTCGGAGCTCAGGAACAAGCTCGGGCACGACGGGCTGAAGGACGAGGGCCTCGTCGTGCCCCCCAACCTAGGCGCCGAGGGGAAGATCAAGGGGAACGTGCTCGCGGGCGACAAGTACTCAGTCGCGTACGACCGGACGCCTGAGGAGATACTGAGGATCGTGTATGGGAGCGGCAACGAGAGCGTCTCGGGAGGATTCTATCCCAAGGGTGGGAATGGTCGCATTGCTAGGTCTCATCTCTGGTCGGCGTAG
- the LOC115747711 gene encoding uncharacterized protein LOC115747711: MALLTEEMKTKAEVYHGDEICREKLNLLLAEIGLPNGIVTASQEIEEYGYVKGVGLVWLKHRKKAEQKVADNVVVSYDTVVSAYVEPHRIRKLRGVKAKEFLNVWVKLTEIQVEGRGGSPATAELTITFKTPVGISRSFPVSAFE; encoded by the coding sequence aTGGCCCTCCTCACGGAAGAGATGAAGACCAAAGCCGAGGTCTACCACGGCGACGAGATCTGCCGTGAGAAGCTCAACCTCCTCCTGGCGGAGATCGGCCTCCCCAACGGCATCGTCACCGCGTCCCAGGAGATCGAGGAGTACGGGTACGTCAAGGGCGTGGGGCTGGTCTGGCTCAAGCACCGGAAGAAGGCCGAGCAGAAGGTGGCCGACAACGTCGTCGTCTCCTACGACACCGTGGTGTCGGCCTATGTCGAGCCCCACCGGATCCGCAAGCTCCGTGGGGTGAAGGCCAAGGAGTTCCTCAACGTCTGGGTGAAGCTGACCGAGATCCAGGTCGAAGGAAGGGGCGGCTCACCGGCCACGGCCGAGCTCACGATCACGTTCAAGACCCCGGTGGGGATCTCGCGGTCCTTCCCGGTCTCGGCCTTCGAATAG
- the LOC115747737 gene encoding desiccation-related protein PCC13-62-like — MAITSFISTASATSSTASMALFSLLVLILVLSSNCMDLESSHGRQVPRGDVDLLEFPLNLEYFEAELFLYASLGYGLDKVAPNLAMGGPSPVGARAANLGPLLKDIILQFALQEVGHLKAIKKTVKGFPRPLLNLSAASFATVMDKAFGYTLKPPFDPYANDINFLLASYLVPYVGLTGYVGANPKLHGAVSKRLVAGLLGVESGQDAVIRALLYERKAWDVKPYGITVVEFTNRMSEFRNKLGHDGLKDEGLIVPPNLGAEGKIKGNVLAGDKYSVAYDRTPEEILRIVYGSGDESVPGGFYPKGGNGRIARSHLRSA, encoded by the exons ATGGCAATCACCAGCTTTATCTCCACCGCTTCCGCCACCTCCTCCACCGCTTCGATGGCTCTCTTCTCCCTCCTCGTCCTCATCCTCGTCCTGAGCTCGAACTGCATGGACCTCGAGTCTAGCCATGGTCGACAAGTGCCGAGGGGCGACGTGGATCTACTGGAGTTTCCCTTGAATTTGGAGTACTTTGAGGCGGAGCTCTTCTTGTATGCCTCGTTGGGGTATGGGTTGGACAAGGTAGCCCCAAACTTGGCCATGGGAGGTCCATCCCCAGTGGGAGCTAGGGCTGCCAACTTGGGTCCTCTCCTGAAGGATATCATCTTGCAGTTCGCTCTCCAAGAAGTTGGTCACTTGAA GGCAATCAAGAAGACAGTGAAGGGGTTTCCAAGGCCACTCCTGAATTTGTCTGCGGCTTCATTTGCCACAGTGATGGACAAAGCATTTGGTTATACTTTAAAGCCTCCATTCGACCCATATGCCAATGATATTAACTTCTTGCTTGCCTCCTATCTGGTCCCTTATGTTGGCCTCACCGGCTATGTTGGAGCGAACCCCAAGCTCCATGGTGCTGTGTCCAAAAGG CTTGTCGCGGGCCTTCTCGGCGTGGAATCGGGTCAGGATGCGGTGATCCGAGCCCTCCTGTACGAGCGGAAAGCTTGGGACGTCAAGCCGTACGGGATAACCGTAGTGGAGTTCACAAACCGGATGTCGGAGTTCAGGAACAAGCTTGGGCACGACGGGCTGAAGGACGAGGGCCTCATCGTGCCCCCCAACCTAGGTGCCGAGGGGAAGATCAAGGGGAACGTGCTCGCGGGTGACAAGTACTCGGTCGCGTACGACCGGACGCCCGAGGAGATACTGAGGATCGTGTACGGGAGCGGCGACGAGAGCGTCCCGGGAGGATTCTATCCCAAGGGTGGGAATGGTCGCATTGCTAGGTCTCATCTCCGGTCGGCGTAG